In Gordonia sp. SL306, the genomic window ACCTGGGAGCCGTTCGAGGCCGTCGCACTACCGGACCTGGTGGACCATGTCGTCGGGGAGCTCGGCGACATCGAGGGGCCGATGGTCGTGATCGGCCACAGCGGCGGTGGCGTGGTGGCGACCGCCGTCGCCGAACGGCTCTGCCGGACAGGCGATACGCGGCCGGCCGGCCTCGGTGTCGTCGCGGGGATGATGCTGCCCGCCGGGATGGATTTCGGCGAGTTGTGTGACGCCGCAGGACTGACTGCGCCGGTGGGCATCTCGGCTTTCACGGAACCGACCGCGGACGGTCGGGGAACCATCGTCGGTGCGGCGGCCGCCGCAGCGGTCTTCTTCCATGACGCCCCGCCCGCATTGTCGGTGAATGCGGCCCGCCGTCTGGTGCCGCAGCTGGAGAGCGCACGGCTGATCGCGCCGGACTGGACGCCCGACGGTGCCGGCGCGTTGCCGAGGCTCTATGTGGAGGCCACGCGGGATCGTTCGGTGCCACTGGCCGCGCAGCGCGCGATGCAGCGATTGAGTCCGGGAGCGCGGATCGTGACACTGGAATCCGACCACGCCCCGCAGTTGTCACGGCCCGCCGAGTTGAGCCGGATCCTGGCGGAGTTCGTCCTCGACGTCCGGGATCGGGCCGAACCGTCGCGATCGCCGGTGCCCGCGGGCGCCGATCGGTGATGAGCCGCACGGGCTCCCGAGGCGGCTCAATCAAGGCCCTGCTGGGCGGTGCGGTCACCGCGGCGCACGGCGGCCCGCTGGACCAGGAAGATCGTCGTCCCCAGGACTCCGACCGCCAGTCCGACGAGGCACACCGCCAGCGTGCGGTCGCCACCCCAACCCGTCAGCCCCACCACGATCGCCGCCACGAGCCAGGCGAGCATGCCGGCGATGATGACCGGCTCCGGGGCGCGCAAGACAGAAGGTAGTTCGGGGATGTCGGATGCGTCGGCCATGCCATCAGAGTAACTTTCGACTGTGCCCACCGATCCGTCGAGCGAGCCCAGCACGTCGTCGACCGAGTCCACGGAGAAATCGACGGCGCCCTCCACCCCTCCGGTCGAATCCACCGGTTCACCGGGCGTGTCCACCGCATCATCGGGCGAACCGGTGACGTCGCAGCCCAAGGGGCTGTTGGACCGATACTTCAAGATCGGTCAACGCGGGTCGACCGTCAGTCGTGAGATCCGCGGCGGCCTCGTCACCTTCTTCACGATGGCCTACATCGTGGTGCTGAACCCGATCGTCATCGGCGGCATCCCGGGGGAGCCGAAGAATGCCGACGTTCTCGGCAACGTTCTGCCGCTAGCGCAGGTCGCGGCGGTCACCGCGCTCGTCGCGGGCGTGATGTCCATCATCTTCGGCCTGGTCGCCAACTATCCGTTCGCCATCGCCACCGGTCTCGGGATCAACAGCCTCCTGGCCGTGACGATCGCGCCGCAGGTGACGTGGCCGGAGGCGATGGGGCTCGTCGTGATCGACGGCATCATCATCGTTCTGCTGGCGGTGACCGGCTTCCGCACCGCGGTGTTCAACGCGGTACCGGCCGAACTGAAGGCGGCGATCGCGGCGGGCATCGGTGCGTTCATCGCGTTCATCGGCTTCGTCGATGCGGGCTTCGTCCGGCGGGTCCCCGACGCCGCGGGCACGACCGTCCCGGTCCAACTCGGTACCGACAACTCCATCAACA contains:
- a CDS encoding DUF2530 domain-containing protein, with protein sequence MADASDIPELPSVLRAPEPVIIAGMLAWLVAAIVVGLTGWGGDRTLAVCLVGLAVGVLGTTIFLVQRAAVRRGDRTAQQGLD
- a CDS encoding alpha/beta fold hydrolase; translated protein: MTRNPAAVLIHGAWAGPWVWDLVTPYLAEAGIDTRCPDLPGSGTWEPFEAVALPDLVDHVVGELGDIEGPMVVIGHSGGGVVATAVAERLCRTGDTRPAGLGVVAGMMLPAGMDFGELCDAAGLTAPVGISAFTEPTADGRGTIVGAAAAAAVFFHDAPPALSVNAARRLVPQLESARLIAPDWTPDGAGALPRLYVEATRDRSVPLAAQRAMQRLSPGARIVTLESDHAPQLSRPAELSRILAEFVLDVRDRAEPSRSPVPAGADR